The region AGACCACCAACGTTGTGGTGTGACTTGATAGTTTGAGCTGTATCTGTACCAGATTCGATAACGTCTGTATAAAGAGTTCCTTGAGCAAGGAATTTCACATCTTTAAGCTTGCTTGCTTCGTCATCAAATACATACACAAATTCATTACCGATGATTTTACGTTTTTGCTCAGGGTCAGAAACGCCAGCAAGTTTGTCAAGGAAACGTTTTGCAGCATCTGCTTTGACAATATTCAAACCAAACTTACCACCAAGCATGTCCATAACTTGGTCCGCTTCTCCTTTACGAAGAAGACCGTGGTCTACGAAGATACAGATCAATTGATCGCCAATCGCTTTTTGGAGAAGAACTCCAACAACTGAAGAGTCAACACCACCTGATAGACCAAGAAGGACACGTTTATCACCGACGGTTTCACGGATTTTTTGGATCTGCATATCGATGAAGTTATCCATTGACCAGTCGCCTTTAGCCTTACAGATGTTAAGGGCAAAGTTACGAAGGATGTCATTACCGTATACAGAATGACGAACTTCTGGGTGGAATTGGATACCATAGATGTGCTTTTCTGGGTTTTCAATAGCTGCATAAGGACAGTCAGCAGAAGTACCAGTACGAACAAAATCAGCTGGAATCTCTGTAACAGCATCGCCATGACTCATCAAAACAGTCTGCTCATCTGGTGTTGATTCAAAAAGAGCTGATGGTGTGTGAGTAAGAGTTGATTGACCGTATTCACGATTCCCAGCGTCACCTGCAGGAACAACTTTTCCTCCAAGTTTATGGGTCAATAACTGCATACCGTAACAAATTCCCAAAATAGGAATTCCAAGTTCGAAGATTTCTGGGTCAATATCAAATGAACCATCTTCGTATACAGAGTTTGGACCACCTGAAAGGATAATTCCTACAGGGTTGATTTCACGAACTTCAGCAGCTGAAATTTTATGGCTTTTCAGTTCTGAAAAAACACCAATCTCACGGATACGGCGTGAAATCAGCTGGTTGTATTGGCTACCATAGTCCAATACGATGATTTTTTCTACATCTTGCAAATCAGTTGAAATGTTGCTCATCTTTTTCCTTTCTCAAAAGAAATATCTTTTTTCAATATTCTATCACAAATAAGGGCGAATTACCAACTAAACAAGGCGAAGATTGACTTTTTCTAGTTTATTGGGGTACAATAGAGAAAAGATAGAAATGAAGTGAAAAATATGCTACCCGCTTATATGAAAATCCATGATCAGATTAAAAAGGATATTGACGAACATCGTTGGGCAATTGGTGAGAGACTTCCCAGTGAACGAGACTTAGCAGAGCAGTTTGCGGTCAGTCGCATGACCCTCCGCCAAGCTATATCTCTATTAGTTGAAGAAGGTGTTTTAGAGCGCA is a window of Streptococcus mitis DNA encoding:
- the guaA gene encoding glutamine-hydrolyzing GMP synthase, giving the protein MSNISTDLQDVEKIIVLDYGSQYNQLISRRIREIGVFSELKSHKISAAEVREINPVGIILSGGPNSVYEDGSFDIDPEIFELGIPILGICYGMQLLTHKLGGKVVPAGDAGNREYGQSTLTHTPSALFESTPDEQTVLMSHGDAVTEIPADFVRTGTSADCPYAAIENPEKHIYGIQFHPEVRHSVYGNDILRNFALNICKAKGDWSMDNFIDMQIQKIRETVGDKRVLLGLSGGVDSSVVGVLLQKAIGDQLICIFVDHGLLRKGEADQVMDMLGGKFGLNIVKADAAKRFLDKLAGVSDPEQKRKIIGNEFVYVFDDEASKLKDVKFLAQGTLYTDVIESGTDTAQTIKSHHNVGGLPEDMQFELIEPLNTLYKDEVRALGTELGMPDHIVWCQPFPGPGLAIRVMGEITEEKLETVRESDAILREEIAKAGLDRDIWQYFTVNTGVRSVGVMGDGRTYDYTIAIRAITSIDGMTADFAKIPWGILQKISVRIVNEVDHVNRIVYDITSKPPATVEWE